CCACTGTCAACAGCAAACTTCGGCGAAATCTCGCCTGTGAAGGCACCTTCCATCTCCCAGTAAACATTCTGTGCGGCAAGATGAATAGAGCTGCCTTTGATGGAGTCTCTGACTGCAGTGAGAGATGTGAAAGGAGGTGCCACGCCGATCTCTATTCTGTCAGTGGCTATTTTCCTGGCAATTGAACCAGCCAGCTCTCTTGCCTCGCCAATAGTCTTGTTCATCTTCCAGTTGCCAAATATGATGGGTGTTCTCATTACACATCCTTCTCCGTGCCGTGATTCATAATAGCCATAATTGCGAATATGTCAAGACCTTACACGGCTGTAACATGGCTGTCAGCTCTCAGCTTAAGCATTGAAACCACAAGATTTCTGACACAAAATACGAAACTACGAAACTGCGAAATTGAAATCCAAGAGGACTTTGCCAGTCTTCGGTCTGGGAGTTTATGCCCAGCCTGTCGACGTGCAAAGAGAAGTCGGGTTGTTGGCCCGGCGATAAGCAGATCCTTCGGCTTCGCTCCCTTCGCCTGCGGCTCCCTTCGGCCCCGCCTCAGGACTAATTCTCTCTAAGCTTCGACTCCGTCTCAGCAAGAGAGACTAAGCAGGATTAACTTCCCTAGACTTCGCCCCTCGATAGACTCGGGGCTACGCTCGGGATCGAGACTTTCTAAAACTCAACCTTCGCCATCGCTCGGCAGTGATCTTCGATCCGAGTAAGCCCTTCGTCGGCTTCCGCCTCCTCAGGATTAACTCTTTGTAACGAGCTCACTGAGCTTCGCTTGTGACCTCTAACAAAGACTAAACACGACGAAATATGCCTCATCCCGCCAACAGGCGGGGGGGGCCTATTTCGTTTCTATTTTCGAAGGTGGGTGGAAGGGTTGAGCGGAATTTCGAGGGTGCGCGCTGGGAAGATGGAAATTTCTGAGGTGGGGGGACGGGTCGATGGGAATTTCGTAGTTGCATCTATTAGCTGACAGCTGGACGCTGATAGCTGTCACATGGCGTGCTAGGTCCAGAATTCCGGCTTCTGTTCTCTCGACATCAAAGCGTCGATCGCGTCGAGCGGAGACTTCGAGTTGTATAGAACTTGATAGATCTGCTCGGTTATGGGCATCTCGACGGAGTAGTCCTCGGAGAGTCTTCTCACACACTCCGTTGTATTTACTCCTTCTGCCACCATGACCATCTCGTCAAGAGCCGTCTGAAGAGTCTTGCCCTTACCAATCTCTTCGCCCACGTGTCTGTTCCTGGAGTGCTCACTGAAACAGGTGGTTATCATGTCCCCCATTCCAGAAAGGCCCCAGACAGTGAGCGGATCTGCTCCCATAGCAACTGCCAGACGGGCTATCTCCGCTGCACCTCTCGTAAGAAGCGCACCTTTAGAATTGGTACCCAGCCCGAGACCGTCGCAAATCCCCGCCGCTATGGCCACCACGTTCTTGAGTGCTCCTCCAAGCTCAACGCCCAACATGTCTTCAGAGGTGTAGACGCGGAGTCTGCGCGTTCCGAGGATTTTCTGCACTATTTCTGCGACTGACCTCGGCCCGGCTGCAACGACGGATGTGGGAACCCCCTTTGCCACTTCATTTGCTATGCACGGCCCTGAGACTGCGACAATTTTCTCTCTGAGTTCATCCGGCAATTCCTCTCGGAGGACTTCAGACACCCTGCTCAGGGATTCCTTGTCCAGACCTTTCATCATCG
This genomic interval from candidate division TA06 bacterium contains the following:
- a CDS encoding NAD(P)-dependent glycerol-3-phosphate dehydrogenase, with translation MEISILTAGNWGTVLALILSEEGHSVKLWEPIPARAERMKETRENKEFLRGYKIPRSIFVDSDIEKCLVKPEMVIFVHPSHLVRKFAQAAGKHLSSAKAVVTMMKGLDKESLSRVSEVLREELPDELREKIVAVSGPCIANEVAKGVPTSVVAAGPRSVAEIVQKILGTRRLRVYTSEDMLGVELGGALKNVVAIAAGICDGLGLGTNSKGALLTRGAAEIARLAVAMGADPLTVWGLSGMGDMITTCFSEHSRNRHVGEEIGKGKTLQTALDEMVMVAEGVNTTECVRRLSEDYSVEMPITEQIYQVLYNSKSPLDAIDALMSREQKPEFWT